A window from Macaca nemestrina isolate mMacNem1 chromosome 8, mMacNem.hap1, whole genome shotgun sequence encodes these proteins:
- the LOC105491167 gene encoding transcription factor SOX-7 — protein sequence MASLLGAYPWPEGLECPALDAELSDGQSPPAAPRPPGDKGSESRIRRPMNAFMVWAKDERKRLAVQNPDLHNAELSKMLGKSWKALTLSQKRPYVDEAERLRLQHMQDYPNYKYRPRRKKQAKRLCKRVDPGFLLSSLSRDQNALPEKRSGSRGALGEKEDRGEYSPGTALPSLRGCYHEGQAGGGGGGTPSSVDTYPYGLPTPPEMSPLDVLEPEQTFFSSPCQEEHGHPRRIPHLPGPPYSPEYAPSPLHCSHSLGSLALGQSPGVSMMSPVPGCPPSPAYYSPATYHPLHSNLQAHLGQLSPPPEHPGLDALDQLSQVELLGDMDRNEFDQYLNTPGHPDSATGTMALSGHVPVSQVTPTGPTETSLISVLADATATYYNSYSVS from the exons ATGGCCTCGCTGCTGGGAGCCTACCCTTGGCCCGAGGGGCTCGAGTGCCCGGCCCTGGACGCCGAGCTGTCGGATGGACAGTCGCCGCCCGCCGCCCCTCGGCCCCCGGGGGACAAGGGCTCCGAGAGCCGTATCCGGCGGCCCATGAACGCCTTCATGGTTTGGGCCAAGGACGAGAGGAAACGGCTGGCGGTGCAGAACCCTGACCTGCACAACGCCGAGCTCAGCAAGATGCTGG GAAAGTCGTGGAAGGCACTGACGCTGTCTCAGAAGAGGCCGTACGTGGACGAGGCGGAGCGGCTGCGCCTGCAGCACATGCAGGACTACCCCAACTACAAGTACCGGCCGCGCAGAAAAAAGCAGGCCAAGCGGCTGTGCAAGCGCGTGGACCCCGGCTTCCTCCTGAGCTCCCTCTCCCGGGACCAGAACGCCCTGCCGGAGAAGAGAAGCGGCAGCCGGGGGGCGCTGGGGGAGAAGGAGGACAGGGGTGAGTACTCCCCCGGCACTGCCCTGCCCAGCCTCCGGGGCTGCTACCACGAGGGGCAGGCtggtggtggcggcggcggcaCCCCGAGCAGTGTGGACACGTACCCGTACGGGCTGCCCACACCTCCTGAAATGTCTCCCCTGGACGTGCTGGAGCCGGAGCAGaccttcttctcctccccctgCCAGGAGGAGCACGGCCACCCCCGCCGCATCCCCCATCTGCCAGGGCCCCCGTACTCACCGGAGTACGCCCCCAGCCCTCTCCACTGTAGCCACTCCCTGGGCTCCTTGGCCCTTGGCCAGTCCCCCGGCGTCTCCATGATGTCCCCTGTACCCGGCTGTCCCCCATCTCCTGCCTATTACTCCCCGGCCACCTACCACCCTCTCCACTCCAACCTCCAAGCCCACCTGGGCCAGCTCTCCCCGCCTCCTGAGCACCCTGGCTTGGATGCCCTGGATCAACTGAGTCAGGTGGAACTCCTGGGGGACATGGATCGCAATGAATTCGACCAGTATTTGAACACTCCTGGCCACCCAGACTCTGCCACAGGGACCATGGCCCTCAGTGGGCATGTCCCCGTCTCCCAGGTGACACCAACGGGTCCCACAGAGACCAGCCTCATCTCTGTCCTGGCTGATGCCACGGCCACGTACTACAACAGCTACAGTGTGTCATAG